The following are encoded together in the Acetomicrobium sp. S15 = DSM 107314 genome:
- the eno gene encoding phosphopyruvate hydratase, with the protein MSEIVGIHGREILDSRGNPTVEVEIWLESGSIGRAAVPSGASTGTFEALELRDGGDRYGGKGVRKAVENVNERIGPEIVGLEASEQVSIDRAMIDLDGTPNKSNLGANAILAVSLAVARAAAGERSMTLWSYLGGVGPYLMPVPLMNVINGGLHADNNLDIQEFMIVPHGAESFAQALQMGVEVYQALKKLLAKKGYSTSVGDEGGFAPNLRGSEEALDLLVEAISSAGYSPKDEVSLALDVAATELYEDGRYRLRGERKDLSQEELVGYYERLCDNYPIVSIEDGMAEEDWEGWGLLTRAMGEKVQLVGDDLFVTNPDRFKRGIEKGIASAILVKLNQIGTLTETMEVIEMARWNGYGVIISHRSGETEDSFISDLAVATGAGQIKGGAPARTDRVVKYNQLLRIAEMLGEEEGFAGLSRVRRRS; encoded by the coding sequence ATGAGCGAAATCGTAGGCATTCATGGTAGAGAAATACTCGATTCCAGAGGTAATCCCACTGTAGAGGTTGAAATATGGCTTGAGAGCGGAAGCATTGGCAGGGCAGCTGTTCCCTCTGGAGCTTCTACTGGCACATTTGAGGCTTTAGAGCTGAGGGATGGCGGCGACAGATATGGCGGCAAAGGTGTCAGGAAGGCCGTAGAGAACGTGAATGAGCGGATAGGACCGGAGATAGTCGGCTTGGAGGCCTCCGAGCAGGTCTCAATTGACCGTGCGATGATAGATCTCGACGGCACGCCGAACAAGAGCAACTTGGGTGCCAATGCCATTTTGGCCGTCTCATTGGCAGTGGCACGCGCTGCAGCCGGTGAGCGAAGCATGACGTTATGGTCTTACCTTGGTGGGGTTGGCCCGTATCTGATGCCTGTCCCCCTGATGAACGTCATCAATGGCGGACTACATGCTGATAACAACTTAGACATACAGGAATTTATGATCGTTCCTCACGGTGCCGAGAGTTTTGCCCAGGCTTTACAGATGGGCGTTGAAGTCTACCAGGCGCTTAAGAAACTCCTCGCAAAGAAAGGCTATAGCACGTCCGTTGGGGATGAAGGAGGATTCGCTCCAAACCTGAGAGGTAGCGAAGAAGCCCTTGACTTGCTCGTCGAGGCGATTTCCTCAGCTGGTTACTCCCCCAAAGACGAGGTGAGCCTTGCCCTCGACGTAGCCGCTACGGAACTTTACGAAGATGGTCGCTATCGGCTTCGTGGCGAAAGAAAGGATCTTTCACAGGAAGAGCTCGTTGGATACTACGAGAGACTGTGTGACAATTATCCCATCGTTTCGATAGAAGATGGGATGGCCGAAGAAGACTGGGAAGGATGGGGCCTCCTCACCCGCGCCATGGGCGAAAAGGTCCAACTCGTAGGCGACGATCTCTTTGTCACAAATCCAGATCGATTCAAGAGGGGCATAGAAAAGGGCATAGCCAGCGCGATTTTGGTAAAGCTCAACCAAATAGGCACCCTCACCGAAACGATGGAGGTAATAGAAATGGCGCGCTGGAACGGTTACGGGGTGATCATATCTCATCGTTCTGGAGAGACGGAGGACAGTTTCATAAGCGATTTGGCCGTAGCCACTGGCGCAGGCCAGATAAAGGGTGGCGCTCCCGCACGAACGGATCGGGTGGTGAAATACAATCAGTTACTCAGGATCGCTGAGATGCTCGGGGAGGAAGAGGGCTTTGCTGGCCTATCGCGCGTCCGTCGAAGGAGTTAG
- a CDS encoding redox-sensing transcriptional repressor Rex: protein MRIAEPTVERLVLYARLLKRLQEEGVDVISSQEIGDELGLKASQVRKDLSYFGEIGKRGVGYSVPRLCEHLEAILSPPRVWRIAMVGVGRLGGALLGYGPLQNEKFKMVALFDVDPAKVGRIFRGAPCFHVDRIADVIAELAIEVFILTVPAEAAQSVVDRIASSSFVKGILNFAPAPIVAPKEILVYNVDISVELEKLLFYLKQRESQSAHFVLE, encoded by the coding sequence ATGCGCATAGCAGAGCCGACGGTTGAACGACTTGTTCTTTATGCGCGCCTCTTGAAGCGCCTGCAAGAGGAAGGAGTGGATGTGATTTCCTCCCAAGAGATCGGCGATGAGCTGGGGCTTAAGGCCAGTCAGGTACGTAAAGACCTTTCCTACTTCGGCGAGATAGGAAAACGTGGCGTAGGGTATAGCGTTCCACGCCTTTGCGAACATCTTGAGGCGATTCTTTCTCCTCCGAGGGTATGGAGGATAGCCATGGTGGGTGTAGGTAGGCTCGGCGGGGCATTATTGGGTTATGGGCCTTTGCAAAACGAGAAGTTTAAAATGGTTGCCCTCTTCGACGTGGATCCCGCAAAAGTGGGAAGAATCTTTCGAGGGGCTCCGTGTTTTCACGTCGACAGAATTGCCGATGTGATCGCCGAGTTGGCCATCGAAGTCTTCATCTTGACCGTTCCTGCTGAGGCTGCTCAATCTGTGGTGGATAGGATTGCGAGTTCGAGTTTCGTTAAGGGAATTCTTAACTTCGCGCCAGCCCCCATAGTCGCCCCTAAAGAGATACTTGTGTATAATGTAGATATATCAGTAGAATTGGAAAAGCTGCTCTTTTATCTTAAGCAGAGGGAAAGCCAGAGCGCCCATTTTGTGTTAGAATAG
- the yajC gene encoding preprotein translocase subunit YajC, with amino-acid sequence MPQQGLSSLLLPLLLFVLIFYFLIIRPQRRRQKQHEQMLASVNRGDQVVTIGGFFGTVKDVKDDSFILEIADGVRVRILKSAISARRSPAPVSEPKEKEA; translated from the coding sequence TTGCCACAACAAGGTTTAAGTTCTCTGTTGTTGCCGCTCTTGCTTTTTGTCCTCATCTTTTATTTTCTCATCATTCGCCCTCAGAGGAGACGGCAAAAGCAGCATGAGCAGATGTTAGCTTCGGTGAACCGTGGCGATCAGGTCGTCACGATCGGAGGTTTTTTTGGCACGGTGAAGGATGTTAAGGACGACAGCTTCATATTAGAGATAGCAGATGGAGTAAGGGTGCGCATTTTGAAGAGCGCTATCTCCGCAAGGCGTTCGCCTGCTCCAGTGTCAGAACCAAAGGAAAAAGAGGCGTAA
- the secD gene encoding protein translocase subunit SecD translates to MSKRERWHLIFVAAIVVVALLSVFPIQGRVRLGLDLKGGVHLLLQAVGTAEVPVTDDSIERLIAVLRNRIDQYGITEPVIQRQGNDRVVVDLPGVEDPEAALELIGKTAMLEFRQVVDVTPTPPRAPERKNYDSDEEFQRAQERWRAMVSEIEDSVRRMEEKAASDPNLIVAKEEESGRFYLLGAAYVTGEHLVDAKTSYDSLGRPTVNLKFSREGAKLFDEATAANVGKQIAILLDGVVISAPVVQERISGGEAQISGRFTTASAQRLAIMLRAGALPVSVKILENRSVGPTLGTDSIKAGIRAGLIGVALVVVFMLLYYASLGIVADVALGVTILLLLAGLISLKATLTLPGIAGIILTIGMAVDGNILIYERIREEIRSGKTVYASIDAGFRKAFVTIFDANLTTLIAAAVLYYFGSGPIRGFAVTLSIGIVASVFSAIVVTRTLLRIFLTVKKDLTLLR, encoded by the coding sequence ATGTCCAAGCGTGAACGGTGGCATTTGATATTTGTGGCGGCAATCGTGGTAGTGGCATTGCTTTCCGTTTTTCCTATCCAAGGCAGAGTGCGCCTCGGGCTGGATTTGAAAGGAGGGGTTCACCTTCTCCTGCAGGCTGTAGGTACCGCTGAGGTTCCCGTAACTGACGATAGCATAGAGCGACTGATAGCTGTCCTTCGCAATAGAATTGACCAATATGGGATCACAGAACCGGTTATCCAGCGCCAAGGCAACGACCGGGTTGTCGTGGATCTCCCGGGTGTGGAGGATCCGGAGGCCGCCCTTGAGCTCATAGGGAAAACGGCCATGTTGGAGTTCAGACAAGTCGTAGATGTTACTCCGACCCCACCTCGCGCCCCTGAGAGAAAAAACTACGACAGCGACGAAGAGTTTCAGCGTGCTCAGGAGCGTTGGAGAGCCATGGTTTCCGAGATAGAGGATAGTGTACGCCGGATGGAAGAGAAAGCCGCTTCGGATCCAAACCTCATTGTAGCCAAAGAGGAGGAATCGGGGCGCTTTTATCTTTTGGGCGCCGCTTACGTGACAGGAGAGCACCTTGTAGATGCCAAGACTTCCTATGACAGCTTGGGGCGTCCAACAGTTAATTTGAAGTTCAGCAGAGAGGGAGCTAAATTATTTGATGAAGCAACAGCAGCTAACGTAGGAAAACAGATAGCAATTTTATTAGATGGCGTAGTAATATCAGCTCCAGTAGTGCAGGAACGCATAAGCGGCGGAGAAGCCCAAATTTCTGGTCGCTTCACTACCGCTTCGGCCCAGAGGTTGGCCATTATGCTCCGCGCCGGAGCCTTGCCTGTAAGCGTAAAGATTTTGGAAAATCGCTCTGTTGGGCCCACCTTAGGAACTGACTCTATAAAGGCAGGCATAAGGGCCGGGCTGATAGGGGTAGCATTGGTTGTGGTTTTTATGCTCCTCTATTATGCATCCTTGGGGATAGTCGCCGACGTGGCACTTGGCGTGACTATACTTTTGCTTTTAGCCGGCCTTATAAGCCTAAAAGCCACCCTGACCTTGCCTGGCATTGCCGGTATAATACTCACCATAGGCATGGCAGTAGACGGCAACATTCTGATTTATGAGAGGATCAGAGAGGAGATAAGGTCGGGGAAGACCGTTTATGCCTCCATCGATGCGGGTTTTCGTAAGGCTTTTGTTACCATTTTCGATGCCAACCTAACGACTCTTATAGCTGCTGCAGTGCTTTATTATTTTGGTAGTGGACCGATTCGCGGTTTCGCCGTTACCTTGAGCATAGGCATCGTGGCCAGCGTATTTTCTGCAATAGTCGTGACGAGGACGCTTCTCAGGATATTCTTGACAGTCAAGAAAGATCTCACTCTGCTTAGATGA
- the secF gene encoding protein translocase subunit SecF — protein MQLLKIKFYISFMKVRRLALLASAIAIVASICLLTFKGLNLGIDFSGGVLIQMETAEASSVGNVRQALEKVGLGTSVIQAYSGKGYIIRIKSEESQEEALRALRESFPNMSLLRLEQVGPVVGSQLRRQAIIAVSISLVCILIYITFRFRFRFGAVSVLALFHDVIITLGLFSLTGREISLPFIAAILTIVGYSLNDTIVVLDRVRENWRHVKQWGIVKLLDDSVNQVLSRTINTSLTTFFPVLALFLWGGPAIADFSFAFMVGIVVGTYSSIFVAGALLCEWQLRSPKT, from the coding sequence ATGCAATTATTAAAGATAAAATTCTACATAAGCTTTATGAAGGTGCGCCGTTTGGCGTTACTGGCGAGCGCCATCGCGATTGTGGCGAGTATTTGTCTGTTAACCTTTAAGGGATTAAACCTCGGTATAGACTTTTCTGGTGGCGTATTAATCCAGATGGAAACTGCTGAAGCCTCTTCTGTCGGCAATGTGCGTCAGGCGCTTGAAAAGGTTGGCTTGGGAACATCTGTAATACAGGCCTATAGCGGGAAGGGCTATATAATACGCATTAAGTCAGAGGAGTCACAAGAAGAAGCGCTTAGGGCCTTGCGCGAGAGCTTTCCCAATATGTCTCTGTTGCGGTTGGAACAGGTGGGACCGGTTGTGGGCAGTCAACTTCGCCGTCAAGCTATCATTGCGGTCTCTATTTCTTTAGTTTGTATCTTAATCTACATAACATTCCGCTTTCGTTTCCGCTTCGGCGCAGTCAGCGTATTGGCGTTATTTCATGATGTCATCATAACGCTTGGCCTTTTTAGCTTAACAGGCAGAGAGATATCACTTCCCTTCATAGCGGCCATCCTCACCATCGTAGGTTACTCTCTGAACGATACGATAGTGGTCCTCGATCGCGTCCGGGAGAACTGGCGCCATGTTAAACAATGGGGGATCGTCAAACTTCTCGATGACTCCGTTAACCAGGTCTTATCCAGGACCATCAACACTTCTCTTACGACGTTCTTTCCGGTGCTTGCCTTGTTTCTGTGGGGCGGACCGGCGATAGCCGACTTCTCCTTTGCTTTTATGGTGGGCATAGTGGTGGGAACGTACAGCTCTATATTTGTGGCTGGCGCGCTTTTGTGCGAATGGCAATTGCGTTCGCCGAAAACGTGA
- a CDS encoding radical SAM protein, translated as MAMTIYDRVKGIVSYKLLEQVAKMASEGDESKLAFLFETISRLSPAKYHRETFHDLAEMVRADHPFVGVFRRVLQELHPNCRKKFIMNFLVNFVVLSRGIRDRKEKELGIHIPNFMVISPTMRCNLHCRGCYAGEYDTSKDLSLEELDDIIKQAKELGMYFFTISGGEAFTRPDLFELWAKHSDECYFQVYTNGTLITDEVADKLVELGNVAPVISIEGNKAETDARRGPGMYDRIMATFKRLREKGVLYGFSATYTSSSADYIASDAFIEEMLRAGCKVGWFFQYIPTGENPDLSYMATPEQRAKLHEKVEEWRSKYPIFLGDFWNDGPYVDGCMAGGERYLHVISNGDVEPCVFVHFAVDNIREKSLVEILDSPFFRAIREAQPYDDDNLLRPCLIIDHPWLLRQLVEEYGARPTHAGAEKVIGELAEGVDSYALRLKEIYDPLWDEKGREKYLRSLSKEEKQEMRDRFLKKSCVSSTSEKE; from the coding sequence ATGGCCATGACCATTTATGATAGGGTGAAAGGCATAGTATCTTATAAGCTTTTGGAGCAAGTAGCGAAGATGGCTAGCGAAGGGGATGAGTCCAAGCTGGCCTTTCTTTTCGAGACTATATCTCGCCTTTCGCCGGCTAAGTATCATCGCGAGACCTTTCACGATCTGGCGGAAATGGTTCGCGCGGACCACCCGTTTGTGGGCGTGTTTCGAAGGGTCTTACAGGAGCTTCATCCGAATTGCCGTAAAAAATTTATCATGAATTTCTTGGTAAATTTTGTCGTCCTATCGCGTGGGATACGCGACCGCAAAGAAAAAGAGCTCGGCATTCATATACCGAACTTTATGGTGATAAGCCCTACAATGCGCTGTAATCTCCACTGTCGCGGCTGCTATGCCGGCGAGTATGACACCAGCAAGGACCTATCCTTAGAAGAGCTCGATGACATTATAAAACAGGCTAAAGAGCTTGGCATGTATTTCTTCACCATCTCCGGTGGGGAAGCGTTCACGAGGCCCGATCTCTTTGAGCTGTGGGCGAAACATAGCGACGAATGCTATTTCCAGGTTTACACGAACGGGACGCTCATAACCGACGAAGTGGCCGATAAACTCGTAGAGCTCGGCAACGTTGCGCCTGTCATATCCATCGAAGGCAATAAGGCGGAAACGGATGCCCGTCGCGGACCTGGCATGTATGATCGCATAATGGCCACGTTTAAACGCTTGAGGGAAAAGGGCGTGCTTTATGGCTTTAGCGCCACCTATACGAGCAGCAGCGCCGACTATATCGCAAGCGATGCTTTTATAGAGGAGATGCTTCGAGCGGGTTGTAAAGTCGGTTGGTTCTTCCAATACATTCCCACGGGCGAAAACCCGGACCTCTCTTACATGGCCACGCCGGAGCAGCGAGCCAAGTTGCACGAGAAGGTTGAAGAGTGGCGCAGCAAGTACCCTATCTTTTTGGGCGACTTCTGGAACGACGGTCCCTATGTCGATGGCTGCATGGCCGGGGGCGAGCGGTATCTTCACGTCATCTCCAATGGCGACGTGGAACCTTGCGTCTTTGTGCATTTCGCTGTCGACAACATCAGGGAAAAGAGCCTGGTAGAGATTTTGGATAGCCCGTTCTTCCGAGCGATCCGCGAGGCTCAGCCGTATGACGACGATAACTTGCTTCGTCCTTGTCTTATCATAGATCACCCATGGTTGCTGCGACAGCTTGTGGAAGAATACGGAGCCAGACCTACCCATGCTGGGGCTGAAAAGGTTATAGGCGAACTCGCCGAAGGCGTTGATTCTTACGCCCTTCGACTCAAGGAGATTTACGATCCCCTGTGGGATGAGAAGGGAAGAGAAAAGTATCTCAGGTCACTCAGCAAAGAAGAGAAGCAGGAAATGCGGGACCGCTTTTTGAAGAAGAGCTGCGTATCCTCGACATCTGAAAAGGAATAG
- a CDS encoding LapA family protein, with translation MKSYALAVAAGMIIAALYAVQNGDIITVNFLIWQRDVHQGIWEVLVFAAGALLMWVASVGAIVELKGRGKSRVKELEKQISALEKEKASFIEALQGGHKEE, from the coding sequence ATGAAGAGCTATGCTCTCGCTGTGGCAGCCGGCATGATAATTGCCGCGCTCTATGCGGTTCAAAACGGAGACATTATAACGGTTAATTTCTTGATTTGGCAGAGGGATGTGCACCAAGGAATATGGGAAGTCCTCGTTTTCGCCGCTGGAGCTTTGTTGATGTGGGTCGCCTCAGTGGGAGCGATAGTAGAGCTAAAAGGACGCGGCAAGTCTCGTGTGAAGGAGCTTGAGAAGCAGATCTCCGCTTTGGAAAAAGAGAAGGCCTCGTTCATAGAAGCGCTGCAGGGAGGACACAAAGAAGAATAA
- a CDS encoding RelA/SpoT family protein — protein MKPKGELKSEDIGIRAVGAETHSGGGKALRLLRDSFIGRLPETERHTAVKLAWQTLWEKACAYLPKEELSQLGEALVLAAKAHADQKRATGEPYIIHSIYVATILADMELDNETLMAAILHDALEDTTLGPEAIKERFGQSVLTLVDGVTKLGSLPFGSLEEYQAENLRKMFLVMAKDIRVVLIKLADRLHNMRTIQILPRDKQIRIARETLEIYAPLSHRLGIYQLKRELEDLAFKVLYPETYYEIRRRVRKKLPEREAIVKQAIDVLAKRFQEVGLKAYITGRAKHFYSIYEKMQRKGLTLDQIYDLLALRVVVGSVAECYQALGIVHTIWKPIPGQFDDYIANPKSNMYQSLHTTIVGPSGEPLEIQIRTWEMHWLAEYGIAAHWRYKEGYGKPDNLDAKLAWIRQVLETQSEGSPPSEFLENLKVDVLSSEVFVFTPKGSVVSLPKGATPVDFAYAIHTEVGHKCVGAMVNGRIVPMNYELQNGDIVRILTSPQGRPSRDWLNIARTGRAKSKIKAYFRQMERSEREDKLNRGRELLEREIRRRLNDDSISLEELGSSLSKVSHDLGYGNGEDLIAAVGAGNQNVSAVASRIAEHLSSKGRGEEKPHEPAKREAESEIIVEGTSGLTVTIANCCTPVPGDAIVGYVTRNRGITAHRKDCPNIQGLPEEKKVSLSWGKTNSGYTARLYLEAIDRAGLFADVTQAINATEGIISAIKAHVIEANRARMSMEIQVKDVGQLYKIMARLNAVESVINVSRG, from the coding sequence ATGAAGCCTAAGGGCGAACTCAAGAGTGAAGATATAGGAATTCGAGCTGTAGGCGCCGAAACTCACAGCGGTGGCGGAAAAGCGTTGCGGCTTTTGAGAGACAGCTTCATCGGCCGACTGCCGGAGACCGAGCGTCATACGGCGGTGAAGCTGGCGTGGCAAACGCTATGGGAGAAAGCCTGCGCCTATCTGCCGAAGGAGGAGCTCTCTCAGCTGGGTGAAGCCCTAGTGTTGGCTGCCAAGGCTCATGCCGACCAGAAGAGGGCTACGGGCGAGCCTTATATAATCCACTCGATTTATGTTGCTACGATACTGGCTGACATGGAGTTGGATAATGAGACTCTTATGGCTGCTATCCTTCATGACGCTTTGGAAGATACCACTCTTGGTCCTGAGGCCATAAAAGAGCGTTTTGGCCAGAGCGTGCTCACTCTCGTTGATGGAGTAACCAAGTTAGGAAGCCTTCCCTTTGGGTCCTTGGAGGAATATCAGGCCGAGAACTTGCGCAAGATGTTTCTCGTCATGGCGAAGGACATCAGGGTTGTGCTGATCAAGTTGGCCGATCGGCTTCACAATATGCGCACCATTCAAATACTTCCCAGGGATAAGCAGATCAGAATTGCGCGAGAGACGCTTGAGATATATGCCCCCCTTTCACATCGCTTAGGGATATATCAACTGAAGCGCGAACTCGAAGACCTGGCTTTCAAAGTGCTTTATCCGGAGACGTATTATGAAATTCGTAGGAGAGTGCGCAAAAAGCTGCCGGAAAGAGAAGCCATCGTGAAACAGGCTATCGACGTCCTCGCTAAGCGTTTTCAAGAGGTGGGGCTTAAGGCTTACATCACGGGCAGGGCTAAGCACTTTTACAGCATCTACGAGAAAATGCAAAGGAAAGGGCTCACGCTCGACCAGATATATGACCTTTTGGCTTTGAGAGTGGTCGTAGGGAGCGTTGCGGAGTGCTATCAAGCGCTCGGCATCGTGCATACAATTTGGAAGCCCATTCCTGGTCAGTTTGACGATTATATAGCTAACCCCAAGAGCAATATGTATCAATCCCTTCATACCACGATCGTAGGTCCTTCGGGCGAACCGCTGGAGATTCAGATTAGGACATGGGAGATGCACTGGCTTGCCGAATATGGTATAGCAGCTCACTGGCGATATAAAGAAGGATACGGCAAGCCGGACAACTTGGATGCCAAGCTCGCGTGGATACGCCAGGTGCTGGAGACGCAATCCGAAGGCTCTCCTCCATCGGAGTTTCTCGAGAACCTAAAGGTAGATGTGCTTTCGTCGGAGGTCTTCGTCTTCACGCCGAAGGGCAGTGTGGTATCCCTGCCGAAGGGTGCCACTCCTGTCGATTTCGCATACGCCATCCATACGGAGGTGGGACATAAGTGCGTAGGGGCAATGGTCAATGGGCGCATAGTCCCCATGAACTACGAATTGCAGAACGGCGACATAGTGCGCATCCTCACTTCTCCCCAAGGACGTCCATCGCGGGACTGGTTGAACATAGCCCGCACCGGCAGGGCGAAGTCCAAGATAAAGGCGTATTTCCGTCAGATGGAGCGATCCGAGCGGGAGGACAAGCTCAACAGGGGCAGGGAACTGTTAGAGAGGGAAATCCGCAGGCGTCTGAACGACGATTCGATATCGCTGGAGGAGTTGGGATCGTCTCTCAGCAAGGTCTCCCATGATCTGGGTTATGGAAACGGCGAGGATCTCATAGCGGCTGTCGGAGCCGGCAACCAAAATGTATCTGCGGTGGCTTCGCGCATAGCTGAGCACCTCAGTTCCAAGGGCAGAGGTGAAGAGAAGCCCCATGAACCCGCAAAGAGGGAAGCTGAGTCCGAGATTATAGTTGAGGGGACAAGTGGGCTGACGGTGACCATAGCCAACTGTTGCACCCCTGTGCCTGGCGACGCAATCGTAGGATATGTGACGAGAAATCGCGGCATCACGGCTCATCGTAAGGATTGTCCCAATATACAAGGACTCCCTGAGGAGAAAAAGGTCTCTTTGTCCTGGGGCAAGACCAATAGCGGCTACACAGCTCGCTTGTACTTGGAGGCTATCGATCGTGCAGGATTATTTGCTGACGTTACCCAAGCCATAAATGCTACCGAAGGGATTATTTCGGCCATCAAAGCTCATGTAATTGAAGCGAACCGAGCTCGCATGTCGATGGAGATACAGGTTAAAGATGTAGGGCAACTCTATAAAATTATGGCTCGCCTAAACGCGGTTGAGAGCGTCATCAATGTCTCTCGGGGGTGA
- the dtd gene encoding D-aminoacyl-tRNA deacylase: MLQRVKWAYVDVGGKRISEIGPGILLLVGFSHCDDNESLEWMANKVVNLRIFEDENGKMNRSVVEVGGSVLVVSQFTLYADCSKGRRPSFVNAATQDVAERLYENFLGVLRSRHGAIKSGIFQAHMEVSLCNNGPVTLMLDSTKGGSAE, encoded by the coding sequence GTGTTGCAGCGGGTGAAATGGGCCTACGTCGATGTGGGTGGCAAAAGGATATCCGAAATAGGGCCGGGGATATTGCTCCTTGTGGGCTTTTCCCACTGTGACGATAACGAGAGCCTCGAGTGGATGGCTAACAAGGTGGTCAACTTGCGCATCTTCGAAGATGAAAATGGTAAAATGAACCGCTCTGTAGTCGAGGTTGGTGGCTCTGTTTTGGTTGTCTCTCAGTTTACGCTCTATGCCGATTGTAGCAAGGGTAGGCGTCCGTCCTTTGTGAATGCCGCCACCCAGGATGTTGCCGAAAGGCTGTATGAAAATTTCCTCGGCGTTCTGAGATCACGTCATGGGGCTATCAAGAGCGGTATATTCCAAGCCCATATGGAAGTGAGTCTTTGCAATAATGGACCTGTGACTTTGATGCTTGACTCGACCAAAGGAGGAAGCGCCGAATGA
- a CDS encoding MBL fold metallo-hydrolase, with the protein MNVKCFYLGPLFTNGYLLWDDLGNAAFVDPGEESAEVLKFLDEGRLKLLWIFLTHGHPDHIGGVEVLRKVALYGVAIHEADIPMFVEPTLGLSPLFGSRRPSHPEKVLQDGDRITVGRLVFTVIHTPGHTPGSVCFLVEGEGGQLLLSGDTLFAQSVGRTDLPGGDGAKLLSSLRRLAELPDDLLVLPGHGPKTTIGDERRDNPFWPR; encoded by the coding sequence ATGAATGTGAAGTGCTTTTATCTGGGACCATTGTTTACAAATGGCTATCTCTTATGGGACGATTTAGGTAACGCGGCCTTTGTGGATCCCGGCGAGGAGAGCGCGGAGGTGTTAAAATTTTTGGACGAGGGACGGCTCAAACTGTTATGGATCTTCCTCACCCATGGTCATCCGGATCATATAGGAGGTGTCGAAGTGCTGAGGAAGGTGGCACTTTATGGGGTTGCCATTCACGAGGCCGATATCCCCATGTTCGTGGAGCCGACGCTTGGCCTTTCGCCTCTTTTCGGCTCAAGGCGTCCTTCTCATCCTGAAAAGGTGCTCCAGGACGGGGATAGGATTACCGTCGGCCGCCTCGTCTTTACCGTCATCCATACGCCAGGTCACACCCCTGGAAGCGTTTGCTTTCTGGTTGAAGGAGAAGGAGGGCAACTCTTGCTCTCGGGAGATACACTCTTCGCTCAAAGCGTCGGGCGCACGGATTTGCCTGGAGGAGACGGGGCAAAACTCCTTTCTTCCCTCAGGCGCCTTGCCGAGTTGCCCGATGACCTCTTGGTCCTCCCCGGCCATGGTCCCAAAACGACGATTGGTGACGAGCGCAGGGACAATCCGTTTTGGCCACGATGA
- a CDS encoding JAB domain-containing protein, with product MRVKSLPADERPRERLLSSGPEALSGTELLAILLRTGDSKRGVMELASHVLEQCGGITGLCRATPNELLSIPGVGRAKAATLLAATELAKRVFGGQERKSTSSWEWRLHEWVSRLSLEGREFVVAIYADDDEAFVGDDRLSYGGVDGAFIDVKYLLRRALRMGASKVVLLHNHPDGALEASDEDMQLTKIISQMMHLVGLEFLGHCIVAQGSYKWVK from the coding sequence ATGAGGGTGAAGTCGCTCCCCGCTGATGAACGCCCTAGGGAACGGCTCCTTTCGTCCGGTCCAGAGGCGCTTTCCGGGACGGAACTCCTGGCCATCCTCCTCCGCACAGGAGATAGCAAGCGGGGCGTGATGGAGCTTGCATCGCATGTATTAGAGCAGTGTGGCGGCATAACAGGGCTTTGCCGGGCTACCCCAAACGAGCTCCTCTCCATTCCTGGGGTGGGCAGAGCTAAAGCAGCCACTCTTTTGGCTGCTACGGAGCTGGCCAAGCGTGTGTTTGGTGGTCAAGAGCGCAAGTCGACCTCGAGTTGGGAATGGCGCTTGCACGAGTGGGTCTCTCGTCTTAGCTTGGAAGGTAGAGAGTTTGTGGTGGCGATATACGCCGATGATGATGAGGCGTTCGTAGGCGATGATCGCCTCTCTTACGGAGGTGTCGATGGGGCTTTTATCGATGTGAAATATTTGTTGAGAAGGGCTCTCCGCATGGGCGCTTCTAAGGTGGTCCTGCTCCATAATCACCCCGACGGGGCGTTGGAGGCGAGCGATGAGGATATGCAGCTCACCAAGATAATTTCTCAGATGATGCATTTAGTGGGGCTTGAGTTCTTGGGTCATTGCATCGTGGCTCAAGGTAGTTATAAGTGGGTGAAATAG